The Dokdonia donghaensis DSW-1 DNA window TTTGCGACTACAATATCTACCAAGACCATTTGTCCATACTTGGCAGGATTGTATTTATAAATTTCTAGCATAGCTGCTTGATTTGCACTGCCACCTATCCAGCTACCTGCCAGTGTAGACAGACCTCTCCATATCGCGTCTGGGCCAGCACCACCCACCGTCTCTGGTGAAATAGCAGAGATTAATAAAATAGCAAGCGGCCCGCCTATTACGATACCTAAGGTCCCCGTGAAGAACATAATAAGTGCCTTAGGACCCAGATTTACAATAGCTTTAAGGTCTATACTTAAGGTCATAAGTACAAGCGAGGCAGGTAGTAAATAGCGACTCGCTACATAATATAGCTGGCTACGCTCTGCGTCTATTAATCCTACACTATTAAATATTGCGGGGATCAAATAGCATAATAGTAAGGCTGGTACAACGCCATAAAACTTACCCCAGAAGCCTGTTTTCTTTCCAGAGGTGTAAAATATGCTCGCCAGTGCAAGAGCGATGAGGCCAAAGACAATAGCATCATTTGTAAAATAAGGTGTGTTTTCCATAGTTGTGAGGGTGAGTACGCTTTCGCGAAAGCGTAAAAAATAATCGCTCCTAATTTATCTAGAAGCGTCCCGAAAATATGAAAATCCCTATAAATAGAGCCAGTAAGTGAGCTTTAAATTTATACTTCTGAAGCGTGGCGCAAAGTTGGTATCTGTAAAATAGTTGTCATTATAAACCAAAAATAAATCTGATAAAGGAGCAAAACGCCACTGCAACCTAGAGTTGATACCAAAGTTATCTTGCAAGGTACTGTATTGAAGCAAGGTGTTCCAAAATAGGTTTTTTGTAAATGTCACTTCCACACGAGGGCTTACGAGCCAGATGTCATTATCTGAGTAGGGGGCAGGAAGGTTTATTTTATCATAACGCGCGTTAAAACCTATAATTAACTTAGGTTGTAAACGTAGTGTGGCTCCTGCTCTTAGTGTTAAAATCTCACCATTAAAGTAGTCTCCATAGGTAGCATTTGAGGTATATGAAAGTGCTTTTCTTCTATCTGAATTATACTCAAGCTCGATGCTATTATAACTATACTCGCTGCCTTCTGGAAGTTCTAAACCTTCTGAGCGTGACGGGTCAAAGGTGTCAAAAAGCTTAGTAAAACGTGCTCGTGGCTTTACAGCAAGGCTGGCTGTATTTTTAAACTCTGCTTCCCATTGTGGAGAGAGCGTGCGATCACCTAGTGTGAAGTCTAGCTCTGGTCGCCACACATAAAATGAGTTGAGAGAGAATATATGTCTATTTATCGCTCCAGACTTGGGGAATATGAGGCGCTCAAGTTTTGAAAAATTTCTAAAAATATCTTTACGAGGTATAAAACCTAGGTCTGAGTTAAAGTCTTCGTTTACAAAGAGGGTAGCGCTGGTTGCTCTCCAGTTATTTCTATTATACTCAATGCGGGCTCCCCCAGAGAAGTCTTTGCCCTCTATACCAGGGCTAAAAGATTTGTGTAGGTAAAATTTACCATTCCAACTGTTATCCTCATTTGCAAGATTATAATCAAGACCTACTAGTCTGTTGTATTGCTCGCCAGGTTCTACAAAAGTTTCATTACCTGTGGCTTGTCTGTTTACAAAAATAGCAGAGATGTTTGACCGGCTAAAAACTCTATGCTGTAAGGCAATTAAAGTATTATTATTTGCAGAGATCTCATTTATTTCATCTTTTTGGGTTTGCATATTGAGAAGCCCCACACGTAAGTTATTATTTAATTTACCGCTTAGCCTTGCACCTGCTACAATGTTATTTATAATGGTATTTCCCTCAAAGTCTTCTGCGATACCTATACGTCTCGAAAAAAATGGATTTGCCGCTCTAGGATCTCCAAAATCTGCAAAGAGGTCACTATTTTCTATAAAAAACTGGCGTCTCTCTGGTAGCCCCACCTCAAAACGTGAGAGATTTGTGATGGCATTATCTACCTCCACCTGTGAGAAGTCTGGGTTTATGGTGACGTCTAAATTAAGACTATTACCTATAGTAAAACGAGCATCACCACCCACTTTTACTTCTGTAAAATCATCTGGTAGTTCTCTATCTTGACCTGCTATCGCATTTATATATGGAATAATTGATATGGGACTTTTTGAGTTACCTAGCGGTTTTTCAAAAACCATATCTCCCATATAAGCCAGATTAAATATAAACTGATTTTGGGGGATGTTAATCCACGTGTTTCTAGTATTATCTTGGGTGTCAAACTGGTAGCTGTTAAAGCGCCATCTAGTCTCACCTTCTCTAAATTTAAAAGCGCTCATAGGGATGGCCCACTCACAAATGTAATAGCCATCATACTGCTTAGTCTCACCCACCCACTTTGTGTCCCAGCTAGTTGTAAAACCTCTTAAGTCTGTACCACCACCAGATACGAGAGCCTCGCGACGTATACCTAAGGGATTTGAGCCAAATAAGAAAGCATTGTTTCCATCATTAAAAGTGTCAAACATTAAAGTGATATTATCACTTCCGCCAGCTCTAAAGTCACGCTTAAGGGAGGGTATCACATAGTCATCTCCTTGAGAAAATACTTTAATACCTACATAAAGTGTCTTGTCTGTATATAAAAACCTTATTTCAGATTGATATGGAGCTTGTATACTATCTGTTGGAAAATATTGCCAGAAATTTGTTGCTACTTGAGTCTCATTCCAAACGGGCTCGTCTAGAGATCCATCTACGGTAATAGGTGAATTTATAAATTTTACACCTACCTCCTTAGTCTGTGCATAGGTAGTCAGGCTCGCAACTAGTATTGCGATAGATAAAACGTATTTAAGCATTAATATTGATTGGTTATGCTTAAAAGTAAATAAAATGGCTATGCTATAACTTAAATTTAAGAAGCTTTTAACCCCATATAATCATCTTTATGCTTTATGTTTAACGCTAGAGGCATTACTCACGATTTATAAACGCACTTACTGTGTCTATAAGCGCAGAGGCAATAGGTAAGGCGGTATTATTATATGTTTTTGAGTTTTCAAGATTGTCTTTTCCGGTAATACGTAATACGTGATTCATCCCCTCTATGTAGGATAAACTAGCTGCTGGAAGGGCAGCTTGTAGTTTTATAGCTTCTTCTGGAGAAGTTTGTAAATCATTTGTACCATCTATAATGAGAACAGGTATCTTAAGTTTTGCAATCTCTTTACTCGGGTTATACTGCATCCAGCTTGCCATAAATGGTTGTACAGCAGGTCTAAAGATAGATCCTAGGGCAGGAGAGTAGTCTTTTACCTTTCCTTTTTCTTTAAGTATTTTAAAAGCTCTTGCCGCCTTGTCTTTAAGGTCTGGCATTTGCAATGCTATTTGATTAATAATAGATTGATCTATGGATTGTCCCGCTCCAGTGAGTGATATAAAACCACTTGTAGCTGTTTGTTGAGCAGCCACCATCCCTATGAGTGACCCTTGCCCGTGACCTATGATAAACACTTCTTTAAAACGTCCTTGTTTATTAAAGTAATCTATAACAGCTACTGCATCATCTATAAACATTGTGAAGTCCAGTTTATCTTCTTGAAGCGCATTTTTCTTTAATAATGTAAGTACCCTCTTGTCATATCTAAAACTAGCGACACCCTCTTGAGCAAGACCTTCGGCGAGAAGTTTTAAGCTGTTATTGCGCATCATTTGCTGGTTTCCATCGCGATCTGTTGGGCCTGAGTCTGGAATAATTATCGCAAGTTTTGAAGTGGGAGTTTCTGGAGTGAGCAAGGTTCCATAAACCATATCTGTGATACGAAGGTCACTACTACCACTATAATTTTGAGAAAAGACACCAGTTTGTACCAGTAAACAAAGTATCGGTATAAGTAATTTTAGCTTTAGTGAAGTTTGCATTAGTATATGGAATTTATAGAGTTAAAGATAGTGTTGTTTACGCTTTCGCGAAAGCGGACTTATTCTTAATATTTTTATAACACAGAAGAAGGTTGATTCATTGTACTTTTGCTCAAAATTTTATACAATGCGTTATTCTTTACTTTTAGTTTTTGTTTTACTTTTTTCACTACAAGCCACTGCTTTTGACTGGGGAAAAACGGGTCATAGAACCACTGGTGCTATTGCTGAAAAATACTTAACTAAAAAGACAAAAAGAGCGATTGCAGAATTACTAGATGGGGAGTCTCTTGCACTGGTATCTACCTATGCAGATGAGATTAAAAGTGATAAAAAATATAGATCTTTTGGACCTTGGCACTATGTAAATGTACCTTTTGATAGTTCTTTTGAACAGCACCCTAGAAGTGAAAAGGGAGATATTATAAGCGGTATAGAGAAGAGTATAGCTGTTATAAAATCTGACACTGCTACAAAAGAAGATAAAGCATTTTACTTACGTATGCTTGTGCACTTTATAGGTGATTTACACCAGCCACTGCATAACGGAATTAGTGAAGATAAAGGCGGTAACGATTTTCAAGTACGATGGTATAATGATGGTACAAATCTGCACAGAGTATGGGACACCCAGATGATAGAAAGTTACGGGATGAGCTACTCAGAACTTGCAGATAATATGCCTAGTCTTACTAAAAATCAAGAGAAAGCAATCGCTCAGGGTACTTATGTAGACTGGATGAAGGATAGCCGCGTTCTCGTAAAAGAAATCTATGCAAATACTGAAAAAGGTGAAAAGCTAGGGTATAGATATATGTATGACTATTTTAATGTTCTTAAAGGACAATTACAAAAAGGAGGAATACGTCTGGCTACTTTACTTAATGAGATTTTAGGCTAGTGGTCTAGCTTCTTCTTGCTTCTTAAACTGTTTTGGGGTTAGACCGTTATATTTCTTAAAGATACGCGTGAGATGACTCTCATCTGTAAAGCCTAGTTGATAAGCTATTTCAGACACTGTAAAGTCAGTATTTATAAGTCTATACTTAACCAGCTGTATTTTATACATTAAAATATAGTGATGTAACGAGTCTCCAGTTTTCTTTTTAAAATAGGCGCTTATCCCACTACTAGTCATATTAAACTTATCTGCAATAGCACTTATTTTCATAAGGTCTGTGTCATATACGTGCTGCCGTATATAATTAAGTAAAGACTCTATAGTAGTATGTTGATCTTTATTGCCTGTTTTCTTCACAGGTTTAATATCTCTCAGAATGTTTCTAGCAATAATACTCAGTGTAGTACTCACCATATTTGAGATATTATGCTTGTAAAATTCTTTACCCATCTCATACTCTTGTATAATGACATTGTGCATATGCCAGATGAGTGCCTTGTCGTAAGGATTTGTAATAATGTCTCCCGGCATCTGGTTAGGACTATGTATAATACCTTCTATGCGATGTAACCAGTATGACCTATCTGGTAGGTTCATTTTACTAGAAAATAATGATTCAGTAAATTGAAAATAACAAAACGAGGTAGTACCGTCTATCTCAAACCAGTACTTATCTTCTGGTGCGATTAAAAATACATCACCTGTTGTATAGGTTACTATAAACTCGTTTACAAAATGACGACCTTTTCCTTCTTCAATAAAAATTATTTGAAAATAAGATCTGAGGTCTGTATCCTGATGCTTCCCAGTTCTCTCAAACTGTTTAATAAGGAAAGTGTCTTGTAGGCTAAACTGTTGCATATATGACTAAGTAGGGGCTTTAAATAGTGTACAATAAGATACAAATTTAAATTTAGATTACATAATTACTGCTTATTATCAGATTGTTACAAGTTTTTTACAATTTTTTATCAATATTTTACTAGTTCGGATTTACTATGCGTGCATAGCTTTGCGCCCGTTAGAATAGACGAGTGTAAGAGTACAAAGTTTGAGGTATTGTCACGTTTGGTTTTAAGGTTAGTTGTTAGTTCCTTTTTACTCTTACATTCTATATATGTTCATAATATATACACTGTTTATTGCTTAGGTTGACTTTTTTCTAAGTTCCCTAGTTTTTAGTTAATGATTTTTTTTGGTGACAATACCTCTTTTTTAAATCATAACAGTATTACATCGCTAGTAGAGATGTACAATTATAATTATTTGATATACTGACTTAGAAGTGAAAAATTGATGCTTAGTAACCCCTAAATTACTTACTGTTTTAAGCTTCTAAGTCTTATGTAAATTGGCTTTCATCCCAAGAAAGAATTCATCTACTCGTATTTTTAATCGGGTAGATAACTAAGGCAAACGTACCCCCTAAGCGTTTGCTTTTTTTATTTTACAATCCTGAAGGTTAGATTTATACGTGGCATTACTTTTTTTGCAGTTTTTGGTACTGTATGCTGCCAGCACTCTTGCGTAGCGCCTTTCATTAAAAGTAAACTTCCAGAGTCAAGTACAAGTTTTTTATTAATACTGTGATCTTTCTTATACCTTAGTTTAAAAGCTCTGGGAGCACCTAAGCTTACTGATGCTATTGCAGGGTTCTTGCCTAATTCTTTCTCATTATCTGAGTGCCACCCATTGCTGTCATTTCCATCTCTATATAGGTTAAGTAAGCAAGTAGAAAATATAATACCCGTGACTGCTTCGACTCTTTTTTTTATTTCGCTTAAAGCGAAAGTAAATTCAAGCGGGTGCATCGTGATATTAGAGTAGGAGTAGGGCTTACCATTATTACCATAGAGCGCAGTGAGCCTAGGTTGTGCATAGGTTTTTCCAAAAACGGTAATATCATCTTGTTGCCAGGGCGTTTCCTTATAAAGTATATTATAAAAGTGTAGCGCCTCTTCTTTTGAGAGAAAATCTTCATAATAAGTGATATCTCCATCCGGAATATCAAGATTGTATGGCTCGCTAGAAAATAAAGACATTTATAAGTATTGATAAGCCCAGTACATAAGTAAAAATTGTAACGGTAGTCTTAACCATAGTAACCACATTGGGAATTTACCTTTGTGCTTTGCATTAGTAATCATATCTATATGAACCGTAAAAAATACAAGGAGCATTAAAATAATACCCCACGCGGCATATACTCTGGTAGTATCAAAAAGAAGACCCACACCAAGTACAACCTCTGCCACACCACTCCAGAATACCATTGCTTTCTTATATGGTATGTAAGGAGGCATTATTGCTCCGTAAACACGTGGTTTTATAAAGTGCATCACACCTGCAATGATGTACATTGCAGCCATAATATATAAATGCCAGATCATAAATTTCTTTTGTTTTAAAGATACGTACTAAGGTCGTTTTATGAGATCTTTACTGGTTAAATATACTTCTTACTGCTCTCAACAACCGTTTCATTTGTAATCTGTAAATGTTTTGGTAGTCGGTTATCGCGAGGGAGTACTGCTAGGTAGCGGTCTGTATTACTAGTAAATACATTTTTATAAATAGGTTTTCTATTAAGATCGAGCATTATCACCAGCTCGTGTATAAACTCCTTGTGGTGTATGAGATCTGTGCTACCTAAATGAAAGATACCGGAGAGTTTTCTATTTATAATATAATGTATCTGCTGGCGTAGTTTTGCATCTGTGGTAGTGTTCATCACAAGATGCGGAAATACCTCTATGGCATCACCTAGTAAGAGCTCATTTTTAAGAGCTTGTATACGTGGTGAGCCTACCCCAAAAACCATAGGCAATCGCACAATGGCATATTGCTCTTCTGGTAGATGTCTCATAAGGAGTGTCTCTACGCGTATCTTTAGTTTTCCGTATATGCTTTGTGAGAGGGTTTTATCATTCTCATAACTTGGGTAGTTTGAAAATGCGTCAAAAACATTTGCGCTTGATAAAAATATAATACGGCAACCAGTCTCTTGCGCATAGCCCACCATAAGCTCGTGTGCCTCTAGCTGGTCTGTAAATGGACCTCGCAGCGCCGAGATAATCACCGATGGTTGTACTTGTCGCAATAACTCATACACATCATCATTTACAAGGTCAAACTTTAAATAGTGCTTGTTATCACTATAAATTTTACCAGAATGATAGGTGCCATAGGTGTTATAATACCTGTACAATTCCTTGTATAGAGCATTGCCTAAAAAGCCACTGGCTCCCAGTATGAGTATCTTATCTTTTGACTTTTTAAATGCGATAGCGTACTTATTTTGTATAAAAAATCCCAAATTTCAAAAAGTAATCCTTTTTGAAATTTGGGATTAATTTTTCGGTTTATCTATCCTTTGTAAAATGGAGTCTTTACAACGGTTGCAGGTACTCTTTTCTTGCGTATCTGTATGAAGATTGCTGAGTCCGCTTTCGCGAAAGCGGTATCTACATATCCCATACCAATACCTTTATCTACAGATGGGCCCATTGTACCAGAGGTAACGTGGCCTATTTTTGTACCTTCTTCTGTAACGATATCATACCCTTGTCTCGGTATACCACGCTCTGTAAGTTCAAAACCTACAAGGCGTTGCTTTAATCCTTCTTCTTTTTGAGCCTTAAGTGCATCGCTGTTTACAAAGTCTTTTGTGAATTTTGTTACCCAGCCTAAACCAGCCTCAAGAGGCGAGGTAGTCTCGTCTATATCGTTACCATATAAACAGTATCCCATCTCTAGGCGCAAGGTATCACGAGCCGCAAGACCTATGGGTTTTATACCCCAGTCTGCACCAGCTTCTAGAACCTTGGTCCATAGTTGCTCTGCCTCTTCATTTTTACAATAGATTTCAAAACCTCCACTACCAGTATAGCCGGTAGCACTTATAATCACGTTTTCAAGTCCAGCAAAAGGTGCTACCTCAAAGGTGTAAAATTTAATATCAGCCAGATCTACATCTGTAAGGCTTTGCATTGCCTCGATAGCTTTAGGTCCTTGTATAGCCAGTAGCGAGTGCCCTTCTGATATGTTTCTAAGATCTGCATTAAAACCCTTTTCTGCGTTTTGTTTTTCTATCCAAGCCCAGTCTTTATCTATGTTGCTCGCATTTACAACGAGCATATATTGATCTTCTTTTATGCGGTAAACAATGAGGTCATCTACAATACCGCCCGTAGCATTTGGGAAGCAATTGTACTGCGCACCACCTACTTTTATTTTAGAAACATCGTTTGAGCATACCCATTGTAATAGGTCTAGCGCCTTTTCTCCAGAAACAAGAAATTCACCCATATGTGACACGTCAAAAACACCTACACCGTTTCTTACGGTATCGTGCTCTGCATTAACACCCTCATATGATACGGGCATATTATAGCCCGCAAACGGGACCATTTTTGCCCCAAGGGCTTCGTGTACTTTTGTTAAGGCTGTATTTTTCATATAAAATCTACTTCTTTTTGATACACAAATGTAAGGAAAGGTCTTTATTTGATAGATAAATTAAATCTAAATTATCTACGTATATCGAGAGCGATTTTTAAGCCTAATGTCGAGTAAGATTTTATGCTTTAGTGTATGTATTCATTTTTTAAAGTGCAGAGCTTAGCACTTTTTCCATCACTTCATAACCTGCTTTATTACAATGCACACCATCATAGGTGAGTAATGACTGCATCCCGTTTTGTGCATCTCTCATCACACTGTGATAATCTATGTAAGTGTGACCATTTTTAAGTGCGTAGTCTTTGAGTAATGTATTGAGTTCTGTGATTTTTGTAGCAGGTTGTAAACCAGTTTTCCAAGGGTAGTCATATACTGGAAGAATAGAACTTATGACCACATCTATATTATGAACTGTGGCAAGCTCTGCCATCGTAATAATGTTATCATAAATGGTTTGATTTGAGGTAACCCCAGTGTTACCCGCAATATCATTTGTACCTGCGAGGATAACTACTTTTTGTGGTGCTAGGTTGATTACGTCTTTTCTAAAGCGTAGTACCATCTGTGAGGTGGTCTGGCCTCCTACACCACGATTTATGTAATGAGGATTCTCTTCCCAAAACTCTGGACTTGTACTCGACCACCCCTCAGTGATAGAATCTCCCATAAAAACAATGCGTTGTGAGTTGTTTGTAGTTTTTAACCGTTCATTGTCTTTTTCGAACTTTTTGAGTAGGCTGCTTTCAGAAAATTTAAGCCACTCTGGTGTGCAGTCTTCAGTGATTACCTCTGGTGTGTCAGCTGGATCACCTATTTCTTTAGTATGTCCGTATACCCACGAGAAGAAATCTGGCTCGTTAAAAGCATTTGTCCAGCTGTCGTGGTTTACGTTAGGATATAATGAAAACCTAGGTGTTTGACCATTTTGTAGCAATGATTCTACCATAAGTTGAGAGTAGATTACTGGCACAACAGCATCTACCTCTCCGTGAAAAATCCATACCGGTGTTTGTTGTGCCCATCTCGCAGTGTTTGCAGGATAGCCACCTCCACATATTGCCGTCGCAGCCGCAAAGGTATCTGGCTTTGTGGCGAGCAACTCATATGTTCCCATACCTCCCATAGAGAGTCCGCTTAGATAGATACGATTATGATTTATATAAGACTCGTCAAGCGTTTCTTCTAGTAAGGCAGTAACCGCTTGCATAGCCCAGGTAGGAGTAGGGTTTGCTGGGTATTTAAAGACATTCTGGTTTTCTCCTCGTGTGACCTCCACATCTGCCCAGTAGTCACCTTTTGGACATTGCGGAAATATAACCACCGCAGGATATTGCTCATTCATTTTCACAAAGAGATCACTACCGTGTACAAGCTGCGCCTGGTTATCACTACCACGC harbors:
- a CDS encoding DUF5916 domain-containing protein, whose amino-acid sequence is MLKYVLSIAILVASLTTYAQTKEVGVKFINSPITVDGSLDEPVWNETQVATNFWQYFPTDSIQAPYQSEIRFLYTDKTLYVGIKVFSQGDDYVIPSLKRDFRAGGSDNITLMFDTFNDGNNAFLFGSNPLGIRREALVSGGGTDLRGFTTSWDTKWVGETKQYDGYYICEWAIPMSAFKFREGETRWRFNSYQFDTQDNTRNTWINIPQNQFIFNLAYMGDMVFEKPLGNSKSPISIIPYINAIAGQDRELPDDFTEVKVGGDARFTIGNSLNLDVTINPDFSQVEVDNAITNLSRFEVGLPERRQFFIENSDLFADFGDPRAANPFFSRRIGIAEDFEGNTIINNIVAGARLSGKLNNNLRVGLLNMQTQKDEINEISANNNTLIALQHRVFSRSNISAIFVNRQATGNETFVEPGEQYNRLVGLDYNLANEDNSWNGKFYLHKSFSPGIEGKDFSGGARIEYNRNNWRATSATLFVNEDFNSDLGFIPRKDIFRNFSKLERLIFPKSGAINRHIFSLNSFYVWRPELDFTLGDRTLSPQWEAEFKNTASLAVKPRARFTKLFDTFDPSRSEGLELPEGSEYSYNSIELEYNSDRRKALSYTSNATYGDYFNGEILTLRAGATLRLQPKLIIGFNARYDKINLPAPYSDNDIWLVSPRVEVTFTKNLFWNTLLQYSTLQDNFGINSRLQWRFAPLSDLFLVYNDNYFTDTNFAPRFRSINLKLTYWLYL
- a CDS encoding alpha/beta hydrolase, which gives rise to MQTSLKLKLLIPILCLLVQTGVFSQNYSGSSDLRITDMVYGTLLTPETPTSKLAIIIPDSGPTDRDGNQQMMRNNSLKLLAEGLAQEGVASFRYDKRVLTLLKKNALQEDKLDFTMFIDDAVAVIDYFNKQGRFKEVFIIGHGQGSLIGMVAAQQTATSGFISLTGAGQSIDQSIINQIALQMPDLKDKAARAFKILKEKGKVKDYSPALGSIFRPAVQPFMASWMQYNPSKEIAKLKIPVLIIDGTNDLQTSPEEAIKLQAALPAASLSYIEGMNHVLRITGKDNLENSKTYNNTALPIASALIDTVSAFINRE
- a CDS encoding S1/P1 nuclease; the encoded protein is MRYSLLLVFVLLFSLQATAFDWGKTGHRTTGAIAEKYLTKKTKRAIAELLDGESLALVSTYADEIKSDKKYRSFGPWHYVNVPFDSSFEQHPRSEKGDIISGIEKSIAVIKSDTATKEDKAFYLRMLVHFIGDLHQPLHNGISEDKGGNDFQVRWYNDGTNLHRVWDTQMIESYGMSYSELADNMPSLTKNQEKAIAQGTYVDWMKDSRVLVKEIYANTEKGEKLGYRYMYDYFNVLKGQLQKGGIRLATLLNEILG
- a CDS encoding AraC family transcriptional regulator; this encodes MQQFSLQDTFLIKQFERTGKHQDTDLRSYFQIIFIEEGKGRHFVNEFIVTYTTGDVFLIAPEDKYWFEIDGTTSFCYFQFTESLFSSKMNLPDRSYWLHRIEGIIHSPNQMPGDIITNPYDKALIWHMHNVIIQEYEMGKEFYKHNISNMVSTTLSIIARNILRDIKPVKKTGNKDQHTTIESLLNYIRQHVYDTDLMKISAIADKFNMTSSGISAYFKKKTGDSLHHYILMYKIQLVKYRLINTDFTVSEIAYQLGFTDESHLTRIFKKYNGLTPKQFKKQEEARPLA
- a CDS encoding alpha-ketoglutarate-dependent dioxygenase AlkB family protein, whose protein sequence is MSLFSSEPYNLDIPDGDITYYEDFLSKEEALHFYNILYKETPWQQDDITVFGKTYAQPRLTALYGNNGKPYSYSNITMHPLEFTFALSEIKKRVEAVTGIIFSTCLLNLYRDGNDSNGWHSDNEKELGKNPAIASVSLGAPRAFKLRYKKDHSINKKLVLDSGSLLLMKGATQECWQHTVPKTAKKVMPRINLTFRIVK
- a CDS encoding MauE/DoxX family redox-associated membrane protein encodes the protein MIWHLYIMAAMYIIAGVMHFIKPRVYGAIMPPYIPYKKAMVFWSGVAEVVLGVGLLFDTTRVYAAWGIILMLLVFFTVHIDMITNAKHKGKFPMWLLWLRLPLQFLLMYWAYQYL
- a CDS encoding sugar nucleotide-binding protein, which produces MGFFIQNKYAIAFKKSKDKILILGASGFLGNALYKELYRYYNTYGTYHSGKIYSDNKHYLKFDLVNDDVYELLRQVQPSVIISALRGPFTDQLEAHELMVGYAQETGCRIIFLSSANVFDAFSNYPSYENDKTLSQSIYGKLKIRVETLLMRHLPEEQYAIVRLPMVFGVGSPRIQALKNELLLGDAIEVFPHLVMNTTTDAKLRQQIHYIINRKLSGIFHLGSTDLIHHKEFIHELVIMLDLNRKPIYKNVFTSNTDRYLAVLPRDNRLPKHLQITNETVVESSKKYI
- the gcvT gene encoding glycine cleavage system aminomethyltransferase GcvT, producing MKNTALTKVHEALGAKMVPFAGYNMPVSYEGVNAEHDTVRNGVGVFDVSHMGEFLVSGEKALDLLQWVCSNDVSKIKVGGAQYNCFPNATGGIVDDLIVYRIKEDQYMLVVNASNIDKDWAWIEKQNAEKGFNADLRNISEGHSLLAIQGPKAIEAMQSLTDVDLADIKFYTFEVAPFAGLENVIISATGYTGSGGFEIYCKNEEAEQLWTKVLEAGADWGIKPIGLAARDTLRLEMGYCLYGNDIDETTSPLEAGLGWVTKFTKDFVNSDALKAQKEEGLKQRLVGFELTERGIPRQGYDIVTEEGTKIGHVTSGTMGPSVDKGIGMGYVDTAFAKADSAIFIQIRKKRVPATVVKTPFYKG
- a CDS encoding GDSL-type esterase/lipase family protein translates to MKYYISLLLCIITLQISAQQVSSDALKAFEAKTYSYKGKELPYRILYPENFDTSKKYPLHLFLHGAGERGSDNQAQLVHGSDLFVKMNEQYPAVVIFPQCPKGDYWADVEVTRGENQNVFKYPANPTPTWAMQAVTALLEETLDESYINHNRIYLSGLSMGGMGTYELLATKPDTFAAATAICGGGYPANTARWAQQTPVWIFHGEVDAVVPVIYSQLMVESLLQNGQTPRFSLYPNVNHDSWTNAFNEPDFFSWVYGHTKEIGDPADTPEVITEDCTPEWLKFSESSLLKKFEKDNERLKTTNNSQRIVFMGDSITEGWSSTSPEFWEENPHYINRGVGGQTTSQMVLRFRKDVINLAPQKVVILAGTNDIAGNTGVTSNQTIYDNIITMAELATVHNIDVVISSILPVYDYPWKTGLQPATKITELNTLLKDYALKNGHTYIDYHSVMRDAQNGMQSLLTYDGVHCNKAGYEVMEKVLSSAL